A genomic window from Bradyrhizobium lupini includes:
- a CDS encoding MFS transporter — translation MTKNPTWISDWRPEDEAFWNATGKTIARRNLIWSIVAEHIGFSVWLIWSIVTTKLPQAGFHYTTDQLFQLVAVPGLIGALMRFPYTFAVTTFGGRNWTIFSAAILLIPTLSLAYFVGQPDTPFWLMLLIASTAGLGGGNFASSMTNISFFFPDRMKGWALGLNAAGGNIGVSSVQLLTPILMTVAVINLFQASPVDGVFLQNAGLMWVLPIAIAVFGAVFFMNNLTTAKSSIKNQLAVVRRKHTWIMAYLYIGTFGSFIGYSAAFPLLIKTQFPQVTIAIAFLGPLVGSLSRPLGGWLADRIGGSVITFWNFIVMAGATIGVLYFVGHKDFIGFLSMFLVLFVTTGIGNGSTYRMIPSIFREQNLFRVRGKGDAERAVALKTASIESGAAVGFIGAVGAVGGYLIPTGFGKSIALTGGPQLALAIYLGFYASCLALTWWFYLRRSPQGEGASSLAGARV, via the coding sequence ATGACGAAGAATCCAACCTGGATTTCAGACTGGCGCCCCGAAGATGAGGCGTTCTGGAATGCGACTGGCAAGACTATCGCGCGACGCAACCTGATCTGGTCGATCGTGGCCGAACATATCGGCTTCTCGGTCTGGCTGATCTGGAGCATCGTCACCACCAAGCTGCCGCAGGCGGGCTTCCACTACACCACCGACCAGCTGTTCCAGCTCGTCGCGGTGCCCGGGCTGATCGGCGCGTTGATGCGCTTTCCCTACACCTTCGCGGTGACGACCTTCGGCGGGCGCAACTGGACCATCTTCAGCGCGGCGATCTTGCTCATTCCGACGCTTTCGCTGGCCTATTTCGTCGGCCAGCCCGACACGCCGTTCTGGCTGATGCTGCTGATTGCCTCGACCGCCGGTCTCGGCGGCGGCAATTTTGCTTCCAGCATGACGAACATCTCGTTCTTCTTCCCCGACCGGATGAAGGGGTGGGCGCTCGGACTGAATGCGGCCGGCGGCAATATCGGCGTCTCCAGCGTGCAGCTCCTGACCCCGATCCTGATGACGGTCGCCGTCATCAACCTGTTCCAGGCATCGCCCGTCGACGGCGTCTTCCTCCAGAACGCCGGCCTGATGTGGGTGCTGCCGATCGCGATCGCGGTGTTCGGCGCAGTGTTCTTCATGAACAACCTGACCACGGCCAAGTCGTCGATCAAGAACCAGCTCGCCGTGGTCAGGCGCAAGCACACCTGGATCATGGCGTATCTCTATATCGGCACGTTCGGCTCCTTCATCGGCTACTCGGCTGCATTTCCGCTGTTGATCAAGACCCAGTTCCCGCAAGTCACCATTGCGATCGCGTTCCTGGGGCCGCTGGTCGGCTCGCTGTCGCGGCCGCTCGGCGGCTGGCTTGCCGACAGGATCGGCGGCTCGGTGATCACGTTCTGGAATTTCATCGTGATGGCAGGCGCGACGATCGGCGTGCTCTACTTCGTCGGGCACAAGGATTTCATCGGCTTTCTGTCGATGTTCCTGGTCCTGTTCGTGACGACGGGCATCGGCAACGGCTCGACCTACCGCATGATCCCCTCGATCTTCCGCGAGCAGAACTTGTTCAGGGTGCGCGGCAAGGGCGATGCGGAGCGCGCGGTCGCCTTGAAGACGGCGAGCATCGAGAGCGGTGCTGCGGTCGGCTTCATCGGCGCGGTCGGCGCCGTTGGCGGCTATCTGATCCCGACCGGGTTCGGCAAGTCGATCGCGCTGACCGGCGGGCCGCAGCTCGCGCTCGCGATCTATCTCGGCTTCTACGCCTCCTGCCTCGCGCTGACCTGGTGGTTCTATCTGCGTCGCAGCCCGCAGGGCGAAGGCGCGTCAAGCCTCGCCGGCGCGCGTGTCTAA
- a CDS encoding globin family protein, whose amino-acid sequence MTPEQITLVQQSFAKVAPISAQAAVLFYDRLFEVAPSVRAMFPEDMTEQRKKLMGMLAAVVGGLSNLDSILPAASALAKRHVGYGAKAEHYPVVGATLLWTLEKGLGEAWTPELATAWTDAYGVLSGYMMSEAYGAQSQAAE is encoded by the coding sequence ATGACGCCGGAACAGATCACCCTCGTGCAGCAGAGCTTTGCCAAGGTCGCGCCGATTTCCGCGCAGGCCGCGGTGCTGTTCTACGATCGCCTGTTCGAGGTGGCGCCATCCGTGCGCGCGATGTTCCCCGAGGACATGACCGAGCAGCGCAAGAAGCTGATGGGCATGCTCGCCGCCGTCGTCGGCGGTCTGTCGAATCTGGACTCGATTCTTCCGGCGGCCTCCGCGCTTGCGAAGCGTCACGTCGGCTACGGCGCCAAGGCCGAGCACTACCCCGTGGTCGGCGCGACCTTGCTGTGGACCCTGGAGAAGGGCCTTGGCGAGGCCTGGACGCCCGAACTCGCTACCGCCTGGACCGACGCCTACGGCGTGTTGTCCGGCTACATGATGTCCGAGGCCTACGGCGCACAGTCGCAGGCCGCTGAATAG
- the ntrB gene encoding nitrate ABC transporter permease — protein sequence MNMPATKIEVETAKPASAAAPVVAMTPKRPPRSETYARMARETAVRVIPPLVVVALLMLIWELVCRRAGSALPPPSKVFKDTKELILDPFFDHGGIDKGLFWHLSASLQRVALGYSLSAIAGIALGVLVGQSVWAMRGLDPLFQVLRTIPPLAWLPLSLAAFRDGQPSAIFVIFITSVWPIIINTAVGIRNIPQDYRNVAAVVQLNPLEFFAKIMIPAAAPYIFTGLRIGIGLSWLAIVAAEMLIGGVGIGFFIWDAWNSSHISEIILALFYVGIIGFVLDRLIAGAGKIVTRGTALN from the coding sequence ATGAACATGCCCGCCACGAAGATCGAGGTTGAGACCGCGAAGCCCGCGAGCGCTGCCGCACCGGTCGTCGCGATGACACCGAAGCGGCCGCCGCGCTCGGAGACTTACGCGCGGATGGCGCGGGAGACCGCCGTGCGCGTCATCCCGCCGCTCGTCGTGGTCGCGTTGCTCATGCTGATATGGGAGCTGGTCTGCCGTCGCGCCGGCTCGGCGCTGCCGCCGCCGTCAAAAGTCTTCAAGGACACCAAGGAGCTGATCCTCGATCCGTTCTTCGACCATGGCGGCATCGACAAGGGTCTGTTCTGGCATCTCTCCGCCAGTCTCCAGCGCGTTGCCCTCGGCTATTCGCTCTCCGCCATCGCCGGCATCGCGCTCGGCGTCCTGGTCGGCCAGTCGGTCTGGGCCATGCGCGGGCTCGATCCGCTGTTCCAGGTCTTGCGCACGATCCCACCGCTGGCCTGGCTGCCGCTTTCGCTCGCGGCCTTCCGTGACGGCCAGCCGTCGGCGATCTTCGTCATCTTCATTACCTCGGTCTGGCCGATCATCATCAACACCGCGGTCGGCATCCGCAACATTCCGCAGGACTATCGCAACGTCGCCGCAGTGGTGCAGCTCAACCCGCTCGAGTTCTTTGCCAAGATCATGATCCCTGCCGCCGCGCCCTACATCTTCACGGGACTTCGCATCGGAATCGGCCTGTCATGGCTCGCGATCGTCGCCGCGGAAATGCTGATCGGCGGCGTCGGCATCGGCTTCTTCATCTGGGACGCCTGGAACTCCTCGCATATCAGCGAAATCATCCTGGCGCTGTTCTATGTCGGCATCATCGGCTTCGTGCTCGACCGCCTGATCGCGGGCGCCGGCAAGATCGTCACCCGCGGCACCGCGCTGAACTAA
- a CDS encoding NAD(P)/FAD-dependent oxidoreductase produces MAAARLVDELAKTALGRYAVAVIGEEPRLAYNRVLLSSVLAGETGSHEIELRPADWWRHRGVTVRYGYRVTEIDTGRRELKIEGEESMEYSKLVLAVGSTPLRLNVPGADLAGVHTFRDTRDVDLLLTLAAARKRVVVVGGGLLGLEAAYGLAKAGAPVTLLHLMDRLMERQLDASAADLLKTLVERKGIRILLNASTARIHGEGHVQAVELADGSRIEADAVIFAAGIRPNIALAKDAGIAVNRGIVVNDEMQTASPDIYALGECAEHRGTCYGLVEPAYEQARVLARHLAGRPAAYQGSVVSTNLKVSGVSVFSAGDFMGGEGSESLVLSDRRRGTYKKLVISDGRLTGAVLIGDTVDALWYLELIRNRDKVAAIRTDMMFGRALARPSKAA; encoded by the coding sequence ATGGCGGCCGCGCGTCTGGTCGACGAGCTCGCCAAGACCGCACTCGGCCGCTACGCGGTCGCCGTCATCGGCGAAGAGCCGCGGCTCGCTTACAACCGTGTTCTGCTCTCCTCCGTGCTGGCCGGCGAGACCGGCTCGCACGAGATCGAGCTCCGACCCGCCGACTGGTGGCGCCATCGCGGTGTCACGGTGCGCTACGGCTATCGGGTCACCGAGATCGACACCGGCCGACGCGAGCTCAAGATCGAAGGCGAAGAGAGCATGGAATATTCCAAGCTCGTGCTCGCCGTCGGCTCGACGCCGCTACGGCTCAACGTGCCCGGCGCCGATCTCGCCGGCGTGCACACCTTTCGCGATACCCGCGACGTCGACCTGCTGCTGACGCTCGCGGCCGCCAGGAAGCGCGTCGTCGTGGTCGGCGGTGGTCTGCTCGGACTCGAAGCGGCCTACGGCCTCGCCAAGGCCGGAGCGCCGGTGACGCTGCTGCACCTGATGGACCGGCTGATGGAGCGCCAGCTCGATGCCTCCGCCGCGGACCTGCTCAAGACACTGGTCGAGCGCAAGGGCATTCGTATCCTGCTCAATGCATCCACAGCGCGCATCCACGGCGAAGGTCATGTCCAAGCGGTCGAGCTTGCCGACGGCAGCCGCATCGAGGCCGATGCGGTGATCTTCGCCGCCGGCATCAGGCCCAACATTGCGCTCGCAAAGGACGCCGGCATCGCAGTCAACCGCGGCATCGTCGTCAACGACGAGATGCAGACGGCGTCACCCGATATCTACGCGCTTGGCGAATGCGCCGAGCATCGCGGCACCTGCTACGGCCTCGTCGAGCCTGCCTACGAGCAGGCGCGCGTGCTGGCGCGGCATCTCGCGGGCCGTCCCGCGGCCTATCAGGGCAGCGTGGTCTCGACCAATCTGAAGGTGTCGGGCGTCAGCGTATTCTCCGCGGGCGACTTCATGGGCGGGGAGGGCAGCGAGAGCCTCGTGCTGTCAGACCGCAGGCGCGGCACCTACAAGAAGCTCGTCATCTCCGACGGCCGGCTCACCGGCGCGGTGCTGATCGGCGATACCGTCGATGCGCTCTGGTATCTCGAGCTGATCCGCAATCGTGACAAGGTGGCGGCGATCCGCACCGACATGATGTTCGGCCGCGCGCTCGCGCGTCCCTCCAAAGCGGCTTGA
- a CDS encoding nitrate reductase — protein MTAIDPTLRATKTTCPYCGVGCGVLATPDGKGGAAIAGDPDHPANFGRLCSKGSALGETVGLESRLLYPMIRCKGVLERVAWSDALDHVAHRMQHIVARDGADAVAFYLSGQLLTEDYYVANKLMKGFVGTANVDTNSRLCMSSSVAGHRRAFGADTVPGCYEDLDQADLLVFVGSNAAWCHPVLFQRMLKNRQERGARMIVIDPRRTDTATDVDLFLGLKPGTDTALFSGLFVHLADNGALDQDYIGQNTSGFDDALARARSIAGSITATALATGLSEQDVATFFKMFRDTPRVVTLYSQGVNQSAQGTDKVNAILNCHLATGRIGKPGASPFSLTGQPNAMGGREVGGLANQLAAHMNFTPPDIDRVRRFWKAPRIATHEGLKAVQLFEAINRGEVKALWVMGTNPAVSLPDADFVREALKKLELFVVSENVLSNDTVDAGPHVLLPALAWGEKSGTVTNSERRISRQRSFLPAPGEARPDWWILSETAKRLGFGDSFNYKSAADIFREHAALSAFENDGSRDFDIGALTSLSDEGFDALKPVQWPAREGQAPGERFFAAGGFFTNDGKGRFVAPEVPALRGETGPSRPLRLNTGRIRDQWHTMTRTGLSQRLGAHLPEPFVEIHPDDAGRYNVVHDGYARITTDYGQCTLKVVVSDRQQRGTLFAPIHWSAMNASHGRVGALVAPFTDPFSGQPESKATPAAISPYEYVFRGFALSRKQLELPPNLMWTRVTVTGGFGYLFADNADLSRWPAWLGGVAGEDVADYRDLGGGVYRAASFAGDRIETCLFVGPAHDAGDWEVVKSLFVADHVTDEQRRMLLSGKSSEGAASTGPVVCACFGVGRGTICDTIAAGARTAAEIGAKLKAGTNCGSCIPELKRLIATTEIAPAKHAKHAGAAG, from the coding sequence ATGACGGCGATCGATCCCACGCTCCGCGCTACCAAAACGACCTGTCCGTATTGCGGCGTCGGCTGCGGCGTGCTGGCGACGCCAGACGGCAAGGGCGGCGCGGCGATCGCGGGCGATCCCGATCATCCTGCCAATTTCGGCCGGCTGTGCTCCAAGGGCTCGGCGCTCGGCGAGACGGTCGGGCTCGAAAGCCGGCTGCTCTATCCGATGATCCGCTGCAAGGGCGTGCTCGAACGCGTCGCCTGGAGCGATGCGCTCGATCACGTCGCCCACCGCATGCAGCACATCGTCGCGCGCGACGGCGCCGACGCGGTCGCATTCTATCTCTCGGGCCAGCTGCTGACCGAGGACTATTACGTCGCCAACAAGCTGATGAAGGGCTTTGTCGGCACTGCGAACGTCGACACCAATTCGCGGCTCTGCATGTCGTCATCGGTCGCCGGTCACCGCCGCGCCTTCGGCGCCGACACCGTGCCCGGCTGCTACGAGGATCTCGACCAGGCCGATCTTCTGGTGTTCGTCGGCTCGAATGCCGCCTGGTGCCATCCCGTGCTGTTCCAGCGCATGCTGAAGAACCGGCAGGAGCGCGGCGCGCGCATGATCGTGATCGATCCGCGCCGCACCGACACCGCGACCGACGTCGATCTGTTCCTCGGCCTCAAGCCCGGCACCGACACGGCGTTGTTCTCCGGCCTGTTCGTTCACCTCGCCGACAATGGTGCCCTGGATCAGGACTACATCGGGCAAAACACGTCGGGCTTTGACGACGCGCTGGCGCGCGCACGCAGCATCGCCGGCAGCATCACCGCGACCGCACTGGCGACCGGCCTCTCCGAGCAGGACGTTGCCACCTTCTTCAAGATGTTCCGTGACACGCCCCGCGTCGTCACGCTGTACTCGCAGGGTGTCAATCAGTCGGCGCAGGGCACCGACAAGGTCAACGCGATCCTGAACTGCCATCTCGCCACGGGGCGCATCGGCAAGCCCGGTGCGTCGCCGTTCTCGCTCACCGGCCAGCCCAACGCGATGGGCGGCCGCGAGGTCGGCGGCCTCGCCAACCAGCTCGCCGCACACATGAACTTCACGCCGCCGGACATCGATCGCGTGCGGCGGTTCTGGAAGGCGCCGCGTATCGCGACCCATGAAGGGTTGAAGGCGGTGCAGCTGTTCGAAGCCATCAACCGCGGCGAGGTCAAGGCGCTGTGGGTGATGGGCACCAACCCCGCGGTGTCGCTGCCCGACGCGGACTTCGTGCGCGAGGCGCTGAAGAAGCTCGAGCTGTTCGTGGTCTCCGAGAACGTGCTCTCCAACGACACGGTCGATGCCGGGCCGCACGTGCTGCTGCCCGCGCTGGCCTGGGGCGAGAAGTCGGGCACCGTGACCAATTCCGAGCGCCGGATCTCGCGCCAGCGTTCGTTCCTGCCGGCGCCCGGCGAGGCGCGGCCGGACTGGTGGATCCTGAGCGAAACCGCAAAACGCCTCGGCTTCGGCGACAGTTTTAATTACAAATCCGCAGCCGACATCTTTCGCGAGCACGCCGCGCTCTCGGCGTTCGAGAACGATGGCAGCCGCGACTTCGATATCGGCGCGCTGACCTCGCTGTCCGACGAGGGCTTCGACGCGTTGAAGCCCGTGCAGTGGCCCGCGCGCGAAGGCCAGGCGCCCGGCGAGCGCTTCTTCGCGGCCGGCGGGTTCTTCACCAATGACGGCAAGGGCCGCTTCGTCGCGCCGGAGGTGCCGGCGCTGCGCGGCGAGACCGGGCCGTCGCGGCCGCTGCGGCTCAACACCGGGCGCATCCGCGACCAGTGGCACACCATGACGCGCACGGGCCTCAGCCAGCGGCTCGGCGCGCATCTGCCCGAGCCGTTCGTCGAGATTCATCCCGATGACGCCGGCAGATACAACGTCGTTCATGACGGCTATGCCCGCATCACCACTGACTACGGCCAGTGCACCCTCAAGGTCGTCGTCAGCGACCGCCAGCAGCGCGGCACGCTGTTCGCGCCGATCCACTGGAGTGCGATGAACGCCTCGCACGGTCGCGTCGGGGCGCTGGTCGCACCGTTCACCGATCCGTTCTCGGGGCAGCCGGAGTCGAAGGCGACACCGGCGGCGATTTCGCCTTATGAATACGTCTTCCGCGGCTTTGCGTTGTCGCGCAAGCAGCTGGAGCTGCCGCCGAACCTGATGTGGACCCGCGTCACTGTTACCGGCGGCTTCGGCTACCTCTTCGCCGACAATGCGGACCTGTCGCGCTGGCCGGCCTGGCTCGGTGGCGTTGCCGGCGAGGACGTCGCCGACTATCGCGACCTCGGCGGCGGCGTTTATCGCGCGGCCTCGTTTGCCGGCGACCGCATCGAAACCTGCCTGTTCGTCGGCCCCGCGCATGATGCCGGGGACTGGGAGGTGGTGAAGAGCCTGTTCGTGGCCGACCACGTCACCGATGAGCAGCGGCGCATGCTGCTGTCCGGCAAGTCGAGCGAGGGCGCGGCTTCGACCGGTCCTGTCGTCTGTGCCTGCTTCGGCGTCGGCCGCGGCACCATCTGCGACACCATCGCCGCAGGCGCGCGCACAGCCGCCGAGATCGGCGCAAAGCTCAAGGCCGGCACCAATTGCGGCTCCTGCATCCCCGAGCTGAAGCGCCTGATCGCGACGACCGAAATTGCGCCGGCGAAGCATGCCAAGCACGCGGGCGCGGCGGGGTAG
- a CDS encoding CmpA/NrtA family ABC transporter substrate-binding protein, translated as MTKRTRRPSDTGLSRRQLLKAAGSTAALLAAVKLNFPAGAFAQDAGPEVKGAKLGFIALSDAGPLFVAKDKGLFAKYGMPDTDVQKQASWGTTRDNLVLGSEGNGIDGAHILTPMPYLISAGKVTQNNQPTPMYILARLNLDSQCISVANEYADLKLGVDATPFKAALEKKRASGKAVKAAMTFPGGTHDLWIRYWLAAGGIDPDKDIETIVVPPPQMVANMKVGTMDCFCVGEPWNLQLIHQNIGYTAINTGELWNKHPEKSFGMRAAFVDKYPKASKALLMAVMEAQQWSDKAENKAELAAIMGKRQWMNCPVEDVLDRTAGKFDYGIPGKVVENSPHIMKYWRDFASYPFQSHDLWFLTEDIRWGKYEANFDTKALIAKVNREDMWRDAAKTLGVASAEIPASTSRGKETFFDGKVFDPENPAAYLKSLAIKRVEV; from the coding sequence ATGACCAAGCGCACCCGCCGGCCGTCGGACACTGGCCTCAGCCGCCGTCAATTGTTGAAGGCCGCCGGCTCGACCGCCGCACTCCTGGCCGCCGTAAAACTGAATTTCCCCGCTGGCGCCTTCGCGCAGGACGCCGGCCCCGAGGTCAAGGGTGCCAAGCTCGGCTTCATCGCGCTGAGCGATGCCGGCCCCTTGTTCGTGGCCAAGGACAAGGGCCTGTTCGCCAAATACGGCATGCCCGACACCGACGTGCAGAAGCAAGCCTCCTGGGGCACCACGCGGGACAATCTCGTGCTCGGCTCCGAAGGCAACGGCATCGACGGGGCGCATATCCTGACCCCGATGCCGTATCTGATCTCGGCCGGCAAGGTGACGCAGAACAATCAGCCAACGCCGATGTACATCCTGGCGCGGCTCAATCTCGACAGCCAGTGCATCTCCGTCGCCAACGAATATGCCGACCTGAAGCTCGGCGTCGACGCCACGCCCTTCAAGGCGGCGCTGGAGAAGAAGAGGGCCTCGGGCAAGGCCGTGAAGGCCGCGATGACCTTCCCCGGCGGCACGCATGACCTCTGGATCCGTTACTGGCTCGCCGCCGGCGGGATCGATCCCGACAAGGACATCGAGACCATCGTGGTGCCGCCGCCGCAGATGGTGGCCAACATGAAGGTCGGCACCATGGATTGCTTCTGCGTCGGCGAGCCCTGGAATCTGCAATTGATCCATCAGAACATCGGCTACACCGCCATCAACACCGGCGAACTCTGGAACAAGCATCCGGAAAAATCCTTCGGCATGCGCGCCGCCTTCGTCGATAAATATCCAAAGGCCTCGAAGGCGCTGCTGATGGCAGTGATGGAAGCGCAGCAATGGTCGGACAAGGCCGAGAACAAGGCCGAGCTTGCCGCCATCATGGGCAAGCGGCAGTGGATGAACTGCCCCGTCGAAGACGTGCTCGACCGCACCGCTGGCAAGTTCGACTACGGCATCCCGGGCAAGGTGGTCGAGAACTCCCCGCACATCATGAAGTATTGGCGCGACTTCGCCTCCTATCCGTTCCAGAGCCACGACCTCTGGTTCCTCACGGAGGACATCCGCTGGGGCAAGTACGAGGCGAATTTCGACACCAAGGCGCTGATCGCCAAGGTCAACCGCGAGGACATGTGGCGCGATGCGGCCAAGACGCTCGGCGTCGCAAGTGCGGAGATCCCGGCCTCTACGTCGCGCGGCAAGGAGACCTTCTTCGACGGCAAGGTGTTCGATCCGGAAAATCCCGCTGCCTATCTGAAGTCGCTCGCGATCAAGCGCGTCGAAGTCTGA
- a CDS encoding ABC transporter ATP-binding protein: protein MTAYLKLDHIDKIFTRGAASTEVLKDINLTIDKGEYVSIIGHSGCGKSTLLNIIAGLTNATMGGVLLENREVNSPGPDRAVVFQNHSLLPWLTVYENVRLGVDKVFAKTKKRAERDAWVMHNLNLVQMAHAKDKRPSEISGGMKQRVGIARALAMEPKVLLLDEPFGALDALTRAHLQDSVMALHQKLGNTILMITHDVDEAVLLSDRIVMMTNGPSARIGEVLEVPLARPRKRLELATNVTYLKCRQRVLEFLYERHRFVEAA, encoded by the coding sequence ATGACCGCTTATCTGAAGCTCGACCATATCGACAAGATTTTCACCCGCGGCGCAGCCTCCACGGAGGTGCTGAAGGATATCAATCTCACCATCGACAAGGGCGAATACGTCTCGATCATCGGCCATTCCGGTTGCGGCAAGTCGACCCTGCTCAACATCATCGCAGGCCTGACCAACGCCACCATGGGCGGCGTGCTGCTCGAGAACCGCGAGGTGAACTCGCCGGGACCGGATCGCGCGGTGGTGTTCCAGAACCACAGCCTGTTGCCATGGCTGACCGTGTACGAGAACGTCCGGCTCGGCGTCGACAAGGTCTTCGCCAAGACCAAGAAACGCGCCGAACGCGACGCCTGGGTCATGCACAATCTCAACCTCGTGCAGATGGCCCATGCCAAGGACAAGCGGCCCTCGGAAATCTCCGGCGGCATGAAGCAACGCGTCGGCATTGCCCGCGCGCTTGCCATGGAGCCGAAAGTATTGCTGCTCGACGAGCCTTTCGGCGCGCTCGACGCACTGACCCGCGCGCATTTGCAGGATTCGGTGATGGCGCTGCATCAGAAGCTCGGCAACACCATTCTGATGATCACCCACGACGTCGACGAGGCGGTGCTGCTGTCCGATCGCATCGTCATGATGACGAATGGGCCGAGCGCGCGCATCGGCGAGGTGCTGGAGGTGCCGCTGGCGCGGCCGCGCAAGCGGCTCGAACTCGCGACCAACGTCACTTACCTGAAGTGCCGGCAGCGCGTGCTCGAATTCCTCTATGAGCGTCATCGCTTCGTCGAAGCCGCGTAG
- a CDS encoding formate/nitrite transporter family protein, with amino-acid sequence MSYLAPSEFVTKMVDAGESKVFMSTRDTIIRAYMAGAILALAAWFAVTINVNTGQPLIGALLFPVGFVMLYLLGFDLLTGVFVLSPLALIDKRPGVTIGGVLRNWGLVFVGNFAGAFTVAFMMAFVTTFGFTQDPDKIGTAIGNIGEGRTLGYAAHGAAGMATLFLRGMLCNWMVSTGVVGAMISTSVPGKVIAMWMPILVFFYMVFEHSVVNMFLFPSGLMLHAKFSIMDYLIWNEIPTVLGNLVGGLAFTGMTLYATHVMTKPKRQAGKATSPRVAA; translated from the coding sequence ATGTCGTATCTCGCGCCTTCGGAATTCGTCACCAAGATGGTGGATGCGGGCGAGTCCAAAGTCTTCATGTCCACCCGGGATACCATCATCCGCGCCTACATGGCCGGCGCCATCCTGGCGCTCGCGGCATGGTTCGCCGTCACGATCAACGTGAACACGGGGCAGCCGCTGATCGGCGCGCTGCTGTTCCCGGTCGGCTTCGTCATGCTGTATCTGCTGGGCTTCGACCTCCTGACCGGCGTGTTCGTGCTCTCCCCGCTCGCGCTGATCGACAAGCGCCCCGGCGTCACCATCGGTGGCGTCTTGCGCAACTGGGGCCTCGTCTTCGTCGGCAACTTCGCCGGCGCCTTCACCGTGGCCTTCATGATGGCTTTCGTCACGACCTTCGGCTTCACGCAGGACCCCGATAAGATCGGCACCGCGATCGGCAATATCGGCGAAGGCCGAACGCTGGGCTACGCTGCGCATGGCGCGGCCGGCATGGCGACGCTGTTCCTGCGCGGCATGCTTTGCAACTGGATGGTCTCGACCGGCGTGGTCGGCGCCATGATCTCGACCTCGGTCCCCGGCAAGGTCATCGCGATGTGGATGCCGATCCTGGTGTTCTTCTACATGGTGTTCGAGCATTCCGTCGTGAACATGTTCCTGTTCCCGTCGGGCCTGATGCTGCACGCAAAATTCTCGATCATGGATTACCTGATCTGGAACGAGATCCCGACGGTGCTCGGCAACCTCGTCGGCGGCCTCGCCTTCACCGGCATGACCCTCTACGCCACGCACGTCATGACCAAGCCGAAGCGCCAGGCCGGCAAGGCCACGTCGCCCCGCGTCGCGGCCTGA